A window from Dysidea avara chromosome 2, odDysAvar1.4, whole genome shotgun sequence encodes these proteins:
- the LOC136247943 gene encoding NACHT, LRR and PYD domains-containing protein 3-like — protein MSRECLDLLKPFWYTQHFSCSYLQEVSLKEDDYWRSKREKDRDVKIHADVGHPKVCSMAVYYHCTCILTVNDITRGLEQFYISFVAQATKDISDIFSAQISDDENTEYTKPNIILIEGAPGIGKTILSKEIAFQWANKNILQEKSLLFLISLRDPYIQQVKSLEQFVCYVTNSYQKNSTVEAVMEYLESTSGEHCVIVFDGYGEISESIRKDSLIGKIMSHKILKLCGLVITSRPIASASLHDMVDCRVEILGFTKEDRKEYIHRSLKGNVEEIQKMEHYLETNAFIDSLCYIPLNMTILICLFKESLESDNALPKTQTEINKLFIMITISRYLWKEKNVSLKGHTLECLPSSYKQQLHVLAKLAYVFLGEEKLVFNDCDIATDCPKYVGKFNTLGLLKVVEYRNFREGSSHVSYNYLHFSIQEFLAAYYIATSSDKKQIQILKENFWDPRFLNTSIMYAGLTCGKSFALKHFLIVWT, from the exons ATGTCAAGAGAATGTCTTGACCTCTTGAAGCCTTTCTGGTATACACAACACTTCTCCTGTTCATACCTACAAGAAGTAAGCCTCAAGGAGGATGACTATTGGAGGAGTAAAAGAGAAAAGGACAGGGATGTCAAGATTCATGCTGATGTTGGTCACCCCAAAGTCTGTAGCAT GGCAGTATACTATCACTGTACTTGTATATTGACTGTTAATGATATCACAAGAG GACTAGAGCAGTTTTATATATCTTTTGTTGCTCAAGCAACAAAAGATATATCTGATATTTTTTCAGCACAAATTTCTGATGATGAGAATACAGAGTACACCAAGCCTAACATAATTTTAATAGAAGGAGCACCTGGTATTGGTAAAACTATTTTATCAAAAGAAATAGCATTTCAATGGgctaataaaaatattttacagGAAAAATCATTGTTGTTTTTAATATCGCTACGTGATCCTTACATACAGCAGGTCAAATCTTTAGAGCAGTTTGTTTGCTATGTTACAAATTCCTATCAAAAAAATTCAACAGTTGAAGCAGTTATGGAGTATTTAGAAAGCACATCAGGGGAGCACTGTGTGATCGTGTTTGATGGCTATGGTGAAATTTCTGAGAGCATAAGGAAAGATTCTCTTATTGGTAAAATAATGAGTCATAAAATTTTGAAACTTTGTGGGTTGGTTATAACATCACGACCTATTGCTTCTGCTTCTTTACACGACATGGTTGACTGTAGGGTAGAAATTCTTGGCTTCACCAAAGAAGATAGAAAAGAGTATATTCACAGAAGTTTGAAAGGTAATGTTGAAGAAATTCAGAAAATGGAGCACTACCTAGAAACGAATGCCTTTATCGATAGCTTATGCTATATTCCACTCAACATGACCATATTAATATGTCTGTTTAAAGAGTCACTAGAATCTGACAATGCCCTTCCAAAAACCCAAACTGAAATTAACAAGCTTTTTATAATGATTACAATTTCAAGATATTTATGGAAAGAAAAGAATGTATCACTAAAGGGACACACTCTAGAATGTTTACCTTCATCTTACAAACAGCAGCTACATGTGTTAGCTAAATTAGCTTATGTTTTTCTAGGTGAGGAAAAACTTGTTTTCAATGATTGTGATATAGCTACTGACTGCCCAAAATATGTTGGAAAATTTAATACATTAGGTCTACTAAAGGTTGTGGAATATCGTAATTTTCGTGAAGGATCATCTCATGTCTCTTACAACTATTTACATTTTTCAATTCAAGAGTTTCTAGCTGCATATTACATTGCAACATCCAGTGATAAAAAACAAATTCAAATCTTGAAAGAAAATTTTTGGGACCCAAGATTTCTAAACACCAGTATTATGTATGCCGGTCTGACTTGTGGAAAGTCATTCGCATTGAAGCACTTCTTAATTGTCTGGACGTAA
- the LOC136247944 gene encoding E3 ubiquitin-protein ligase TRIM71-like: MGLAFSSDNKLFVVDSDNFRVQVFQQGGIFMFSFGGEGDAPGQFQYPVTIAVDVDNGAVSDLHDGYIIANSDGDDDKIKVWNSDHQLIVQFGNKGSQLGEFYSILGMALDHNRVLYVAEGVNQRLKVVCNV; this comes from the exons ATGGGATTGGCCTTCAGTAGTGATAACAAATTGTTTGTTGTAGACAGTGACAATTTTAGAGTACAGGTATTTCAACAAGGTGGCATTTTTATGTTTTCGTTTGGTGGTGAAGGTGATGCCCCAGGACAGTTTCAATATCCTGTTACAATAGCTGTTGATGTTGACAATGGTGCAGTCAGTGACCTGCATG ATGGTTACATCATAGCTAATagtgatggtgatgatgataaGATCAAAGTATGGAACTCTGATCATCAGTTGATAGTACAATTTGGCAACAAAGGTTCTCAACTTGGAGAATTTTATAGTATTCTGGGAATGGCGTTGGATCATAACAGAGTCCTGTATGTTGCAGAGGGAGTGAATCAAAGACTAAAAGTTGTGTGTAATGTTTAG